A stretch of Candidatus Bathyarchaeota archaeon DNA encodes these proteins:
- a CDS encoding transcription factor — protein sequence MSLFSNVSDGTVDQIAFILGGEEGVLIIDVIRNVDEITVEEIAGQTEIQINEVRKILYKFYNHSMVASRRFRDKETGWFIFLWRLQQELIEAFITGLKTKILKKLKSRLSHELNHEFYQCGSEGCVRITFEDAMDTVFNCSVCGDSLKPVGNDSYIDFLKAKIAEIEGEL from the coding sequence ATGAGCTTATTTAGTAACGTCAGCGATGGTACTGTAGACCAGATCGCATTTATCCTAGGGGGGGAGGAGGGAGTCTTGATTATTGATGTGATCAGGAATGTGGACGAGATCACGGTGGAGGAGATCGCTGGGCAGACGGAAATTCAGATAAACGAGGTCAGGAAAATCCTTTACAAATTCTACAATCATAGTATGGTGGCATCTAGACGGTTCAGGGATAAAGAAACTGGCTGGTTTATCTTTCTGTGGAGGCTACAGCAAGAGTTAATTGAGGCTTTCATCACAGGATTAAAGACCAAAATCCTGAAGAAGCTAAAGTCGAGGCTAAGCCACGAGTTGAATCACGAGTTCTATCAGTGTGGATCCGAGGGTTGTGTTCGGATCACCTTTGAGGATGCCATGGATACTGTATTTAATTGTTCTGTTTGCGGGGACTCACTCAAGCCGGTGGGAAACGATAGTTATATTGATTTTCTTAAGGCGAAGATCGCGGAGATCGAGGGAGAGCTGTAG
- a CDS encoding tRNA (cytidine(56)-2'-O)-methyltransferase has protein sequence MDVHVLRLGHRPSRDKRLSTHVILAARAFGASGATYSGLSDPGLEESISKVTSEWGGPFNLEFSKSWRSVISRWRGQVVHLTMYGLSIQKVIPKIRGEGSDLLIVVGGAKVPREVYNIVDWNVGVTSQPHSEVSALAVFLHEFWEGGEVDLQFPGARLRVVPQARGKLVEAGV, from the coding sequence ATGGATGTACACGTCCTCCGACTCGGGCATAGACCCTCTAGGGATAAGCGGTTAAGCACCCACGTAATCCTAGCGGCTCGGGCTTTTGGTGCCTCAGGGGCAACCTATTCTGGGTTAAGTGACCCAGGCCTTGAAGAGTCAATCAGCAAGGTAACCTCAGAGTGGGGAGGGCCGTTCAATCTTGAGTTCTCCAAAAGCTGGCGAAGCGTGATCTCCAGATGGCGGGGGCAGGTCGTTCATCTCACAATGTATGGGCTTTCAATTCAAAAGGTAATTCCCAAGATTAGAGGGGAGGGATCAGATCTTCTTATAGTTGTTGGTGGTGCAAAAGTGCCTAGGGAGGTATATAATATAGTAGATTGGAATGTTGGGGTGACCTCTCAGCCTCACTCGGAGGTGAGCGCTCTAGCTGTGTTTCTCCACGAATTCTGGGAGGGGGGGGAAGTGGACCTTCAGTTCCCAGGGGCTAGGTTAAGGGTGGTCCCCCAAGCCCGAGGGAAGCTGGTTGAGGCAGGGGTTTAA
- the tpiA gene encoding triose-phosphate isomerase, whose translation MKYPFILVNLKTYEESLGPKAVALATIAKLVSQETGVCIAVAPQIVDLTAVINAVKIPIFAQHMDLAGYGRFTGHILPEALAMVGCVGTIINHSERQLPLKTIEATVKRARHAGLFQVVCVGSVETGRSVAPFSPDVIAIEPPELIGSGISVSTARPEIVLRSVEECRTVNPNVNILCGAGITSGDDVAAALRLGATGVLVASGVVKAVDPKAKLLELVEAMRE comes from the coding sequence ATAAAATACCCATTCATTTTGGTCAATCTCAAGACTTATGAGGAGAGCCTCGGACCCAAGGCAGTAGCCCTTGCAACCATTGCTAAGCTAGTATCTCAAGAGACTGGAGTATGCATAGCCGTCGCACCTCAGATAGTTGACCTTACCGCTGTTATTAATGCTGTCAAAATCCCCATTTTCGCCCAACACATGGACCTCGCGGGATACGGCCGCTTTACCGGTCACATCCTACCCGAGGCTCTCGCGATGGTCGGATGCGTGGGGACAATTATCAACCACTCGGAGAGACAGCTCCCCCTGAAGACAATCGAAGCTACGGTGAAACGAGCAAGGCATGCCGGCCTATTCCAAGTGGTTTGCGTGGGCTCGGTTGAAACGGGGCGTTCTGTCGCTCCATTCTCCCCCGACGTCATCGCGATAGAGCCTCCGGAGCTCATTGGATCCGGGATATCCGTCTCAACTGCAAGGCCCGAGATCGTCTTAAGATCTGTTGAAGAATGTAGAACGGTCAACCCTAACGTCAATATCCTATGTGGAGCGGGGATCACGAGCGGAGATGATGTCGCAGCCGCCTTGCGACTCGGTGCTACTGGGGTTCTGGTCGCTAGCGGAGTCGTAAAGGCTGTTGACCCCAAGGCGAAGCTCCTAGAGTTGGTCGAGGCGATGCGGGAATAG
- the glmM gene encoding phosphoglucosamine mutase → MARLFGTNGVRGVANSELTVELVTSLAASIGTYFGGSIAVGRDGRTTSSMFRDAVVCGLISVGCNVYDTGMLPTPALQHSVKENGLNAGIMITASHNPSEFNGLKVIAADGVEASRSQEAEIEEIFFAGVPELSPWDGIGTVQQLEVLKAYQEAILSHVDIKRIRDAGLKVAIDPGNGVAAFSAPGIARALASRVTTLNVNIDGRFPNRDSEPRPDNLGGLQSLVMASGADLGVAYDGDGDRSIFVDERGEAHWGDRSFALIAREYILKNPGRRVASPVNSSRALEEVVSGAGGSIVWTQVGSVVVSRKMIEEGIPFGGEENGGIMYGPHLQVRDGSMALALVMEIMAETGKPLSELLGELPQYYQLKVKVPCPERIKRAVLRDLRNKVDAPRVETIDGVKLIYNNRSWVLFRPSGTEPIFRIYAEAESSETVEAIVKENKSLMESVIDSLS, encoded by the coding sequence ATGGCGCGCCTCTTCGGAACTAACGGAGTCCGGGGAGTTGCTAACAGTGAGCTGACGGTAGAGCTGGTCACGAGCCTCGCTGCCTCCATCGGCACATATTTCGGGGGGAGTATCGCAGTTGGGAGGGACGGGAGAACTACAAGCTCTATGTTCAGGGACGCAGTCGTATGCGGTCTTATCTCCGTTGGGTGCAACGTCTACGACACCGGGATGCTCCCCACCCCAGCACTACAGCACTCTGTGAAGGAAAATGGGTTGAACGCGGGAATCATGATTACCGCCTCCCATAATCCGTCGGAGTTTAACGGTCTGAAGGTGATCGCTGCGGATGGTGTGGAGGCTTCAAGGAGTCAGGAGGCTGAGATCGAGGAGATCTTTTTTGCGGGAGTTCCCGAGCTCTCGCCGTGGGATGGTATCGGAACGGTTCAGCAGCTAGAAGTCCTCAAGGCATATCAGGAGGCGATCCTGTCCCATGTGGACATCAAGAGAATCAGGGATGCGGGTCTGAAAGTCGCTATTGACCCTGGTAACGGAGTTGCCGCATTCTCTGCACCTGGGATCGCCCGGGCCCTTGCGAGTAGGGTCACTACCTTGAACGTCAATATAGATGGTCGCTTTCCAAACAGAGATTCCGAGCCCAGACCGGATAATCTAGGGGGGCTGCAGTCTCTCGTGATGGCATCGGGGGCTGATCTTGGTGTGGCCTATGACGGTGACGGGGATCGATCCATTTTTGTGGACGAGCGCGGAGAGGCCCATTGGGGGGACCGCTCCTTCGCGCTTATAGCAAGGGAGTATATATTGAAGAATCCCGGTAGACGTGTGGCATCCCCCGTGAACTCGTCCAGAGCACTTGAGGAGGTGGTATCTGGGGCTGGAGGGAGCATTGTGTGGACTCAGGTTGGGAGCGTCGTCGTCTCCCGGAAAATGATAGAGGAGGGAATACCATTCGGGGGGGAGGAGAACGGAGGCATTATGTATGGTCCCCATCTCCAGGTCCGGGACGGCTCCATGGCGCTAGCTTTGGTCATGGAGATCATGGCCGAGACGGGTAAGCCCCTCTCGGAACTCTTAGGAGAGCTACCCCAGTACTACCAGCTTAAGGTAAAGGTACCATGCCCCGAGAGAATAAAAAGGGCAGTCTTGAGGGACCTCCGGAATAAGGTAGATGCACCTCGAGTGGAAACCATCGACGGGGTGAAGTTGATATATAATAACAGGAGCTGGGTGCTTTTCAGGCCCAGCGGGACGGAGCCAATCTTCCGGATCTATGCAGAGGCCGAGAGCTCTGAGACGGTTGAGGCCATCGTCAAGGAGAATAAATCTCTAATGGAGTCGGTAATTGATTCCCTGTCCTAG
- a CDS encoding NDP-sugar synthase, translating to MLKALVLAGGFGTRLRPLSCTRPKMLFPLANQSMLDWTIKNLSEGGVDTIVLAVNYMAEALVRYFGPTKFNVGIIYSREARPLGTGGPIKKAKENLVNGEPFLVLNGDVISDIDYRRLVEFHKSNDGIATIALVRVSDPSRYGAVELDDNNKVSRFVEKPEFGKAPSNLINAGIYVFDKEIMDYIEDGGKVSTEKEVFPILAKEGKLYGYEVHGLWLDVGVPESYLEANRLILEQLNCEDMREDRVVHETAKILEPTYLGTGVKVGAHSVIGPNVSISNHVHIGEGSRIDNSIIFPGATIGDYSSVRNAIIGENASIEKWVKVESGSLIGDYATITDGVTITKGVTICPSKTVSESILQTRQVR from the coding sequence TTGTTGAAAGCCCTTGTTTTAGCGGGGGGGTTTGGAACACGGCTTAGGCCTTTGAGCTGTACCCGTCCAAAGATGCTTTTTCCGTTGGCCAACCAGTCCATGCTAGACTGGACCATAAAAAATCTCTCAGAGGGAGGAGTTGACACTATCGTCCTCGCGGTTAACTATATGGCAGAGGCATTGGTGAGATACTTTGGCCCGACGAAATTCAACGTGGGAATAATTTATTCTAGGGAAGCAAGGCCCCTGGGAACAGGGGGCCCCATTAAGAAAGCTAAAGAGAACCTTGTAAACGGCGAGCCTTTCCTAGTCCTTAATGGCGATGTAATATCAGACATCGATTACAGGCGCCTCGTTGAGTTCCATAAGTCTAATGATGGGATAGCAACCATCGCCCTTGTCAGAGTATCGGACCCGAGTAGATATGGTGCGGTAGAGCTTGATGACAACAACAAGGTCTCAAGGTTTGTTGAGAAACCAGAGTTTGGAAAGGCACCTAGCAACCTCATTAATGCCGGAATTTATGTATTCGACAAGGAGATCATGGACTATATTGAGGACGGAGGGAAGGTCTCCACTGAAAAGGAGGTATTCCCGATCCTAGCAAAAGAGGGGAAGCTATACGGGTACGAGGTCCACGGTCTCTGGCTTGACGTCGGGGTCCCAGAATCATACCTAGAAGCGAACCGGCTCATCCTCGAGCAACTCAACTGCGAGGATATGCGTGAGGATCGCGTGGTCCATGAGACCGCAAAGATTCTAGAGCCCACGTATCTGGGAACAGGAGTCAAAGTGGGGGCCCATTCTGTTATCGGGCCTAACGTTTCAATATCAAACCATGTCCATATTGGTGAGGGGAGCAGGATCGATAACTCTATTATATTTCCCGGGGCAACCATCGGGGACTATTCCTCGGTGAGGAATGCCATCATCGGAGAGAACGCGAGCATAGAAAAGTGGGTAAAGGTAGAGTCCGGAAGCCTCATCGGGGACTACGCCACTATCACTGATGGAGTTACAATAACCAAGGGGGTCACAATCTGCCCCTCCAAGACGGTAAGCGAAAGCATTCTTCAGACCCGCCAGGTGAGGTGA
- a CDS encoding nucleotidyltransferase family protein, with the protein MGGIKIGKPEVRGVILAGGQGTRFRPLTYYLQKCMIPVGEEEKPVLEHIIRLFVHHEIRDLVLLVDYKYRQIKNYFNDGSRFGVKLHYMLDKPGFKGSAGAIVNVYRQGIINTDDHLVVYYGDILSNFDLKKMVSQHIKSEAAATVALANGFRIRVGTANVKNGLIKGFHEKPEIEAPVSVGMLVISGSVVKEMDKMHKGEAMGSFDMMGDVIPHLIKQGKPVGAYVSEEFWYDLGSLERYEQFEKDKLDRMLKYPC; encoded by the coding sequence TTGGGAGGAATAAAGATAGGGAAACCTGAGGTCAGAGGCGTGATCTTGGCCGGAGGCCAGGGGACGCGCTTCCGCCCCCTCACATACTACCTACAGAAATGCATGATTCCCGTCGGTGAGGAAGAAAAACCAGTCCTTGAACACATCATTCGTCTATTCGTCCACCATGAAATACGCGATTTAGTTCTCCTAGTGGATTACAAATATCGGCAGATAAAAAACTACTTCAACGACGGCAGCAGATTCGGCGTAAAGCTCCATTATATGCTTGACAAGCCAGGTTTCAAGGGGAGCGCAGGAGCCATCGTGAACGTGTATAGGCAGGGGATCATTAACACCGACGATCATCTCGTAGTCTATTATGGAGATATTCTCTCAAACTTCGACCTGAAGAAGATGGTTTCACAACACATCAAGTCAGAGGCCGCGGCGACAGTAGCCTTGGCCAACGGGTTCCGAATCAGGGTCGGGACTGCTAATGTTAAGAACGGGCTCATTAAGGGGTTCCATGAAAAGCCAGAGATAGAGGCACCCGTGAGTGTTGGTATGCTGGTGATCAGTGGATCTGTAGTCAAAGAGATGGATAAGATGCATAAAGGTGAAGCCATGGGATCCTTTGATATGATGGGTGATGTGATCCCACACCTTATCAAGCAGGGAAAACCAGTTGGCGCCTACGTGAGCGAAGAGTTCTGGTACGACCTTGGTTCCTTGGAACGCTACGAGCAATTTGAGAAAGACAAGCTCGATAGAATGCTAAAATATCCTTGTTAA